One window of the Pseudomonas knackmussii B13 genome contains the following:
- a CDS encoding PSPA7_2676 family Cys-rich small protein gives MRLRCFFLGCQWSEGVLAHVGGMPMIYQRCSHCGAQRYLSVEEPEADVSDSGS, from the coding sequence ATGCGATTGCGCTGCTTTTTCCTGGGATGCCAATGGAGCGAAGGCGTGCTCGCCCACGTCGGCGGAATGCCGATGATCTACCAACGCTGCAGTCATTGCGGCGCTCAGCGCTACCTGAGCGTGGAAGAACCGGAGGCGGACGTTTCCGACTCCGGTTCCTGA